The following coding sequences lie in one Apium graveolens cultivar Ventura chromosome 3, ASM990537v1, whole genome shotgun sequence genomic window:
- the LOC141711393 gene encoding inositol-tetrakisphosphate 1-kinase 3-like isoform X1 — translation MKEEIKTELKNDVVEEEKLAFEKIVVVGYALTSKKINSFLQPKLLSLARSKGISFVAIDQSRPLSDQGPFDILLHKLSGKEWRKALEDFRQMHPEVTVLDPPDAIQHLYNRQYMLQDVADLNFSDAYGIVRAPRQLVIKKDPLSIPEAVSKAGLILPLVAKPLVVDGTAKSHELALAYDQHSLQMLETPLVLQEFVNHGGILFKVYIVGEAIKVVRRFSLPDVSKQEWSKSAGVFRFPRVSCAAASADDADLDPSIAGPSYLVCYNVEDDWIFAHAKSLADRFQLVENMELPPQLLLERLAQELRHRLGLHLFNLDIIRERGSKDRFYVIDINYFPGYGKVPDYEHMFTNFLLSLVQSKYKTNYAGAC, via the exons atgaaagaagaaataaaaaCAGAGCTTAAAAACGACGTCGTAGAAGAAGAGAAATTAGCGTTTGAGAAGATTGTTGTTGTTGGATATGCTCTTACTTCTAAGAAGATCAATAGCTTCTTGCAACCTAAGCTTCTCAGTCTCGCTAG GAGTAAGGGTATTTCATTTGTTGCTATTGACCAAAGCAGGCCACTTTCTGATCAAGGTCCGTTTGACATTCTCCTACATAAG CTGTCAGGAAAAGAATGGCGAAAAGCTCTCGAG GATTTCCGGCAGATGCATCCTGAAGTTACAGTCCTTGATCCTCCAGATGCCATACAACATCTATACAACCGCCAATATATGCTTCAAGATGTTGCTGATCTGAACTTCTCTGATGCATATG GCATAGTCCGTGCTCCAAGACAGCTGGTGATAAAAAAGGACCCGTTGTCTATACCTGAAGCAGTTAGTAAAGCCGGGCTGATTTTACCCCTTG TTGCAAAGCCTTTGGTAGTAGATGGAACTGCGAAGTCTCATGAGTTGGCATTGGCTTATGATCAGCACTCGCTCCAAATGCTAGAAACCCCACTCGTTCTTCAAGAATTTGTTAATCATG GAGGAATTCTCTTCAAGGTttatattgttggggaagccatCAAGGTTGTGCGGCGTTTCTCTTTGCCTGATGTTAGCAAACAAGAATGGTCTAAAAGTGCTGGTGTATTTCGATTCCCAAGGGTTTCTTGTGCAGCGGCTAGTGCAGATGATGCGGATCTAGACCCATCTATTGCTG GGCCTAGCTACCTGGTTTGTTATAATGTGGAAGATGACTGGATTTTTGCCCACGCTAAGTCATTAGCAGATCGCTTTCAGCTTGTCGAAAATATGG AGCTTCCTCCACAGCTTCTACTTGAGAGACTTGCTCAGGAACTTCGTCACCGCCTG GGTCTACATCTCTTTAATTTAGACATTATCCGAGAGCGTGGAAGCAAAGATCGATTCTATGTCATTGACATAAACTATTTCCCTG GGTATGGTAAAGTACCAGACTATGAGCACATGTTTACGAACTTCCTTCTCAGTTTGGTGCAAAGCAAGTACAAGACAAACTATGCTGGTGCATGCTAA
- the LOC141711393 gene encoding inositol-tetrakisphosphate 1-kinase 3-like isoform X3 has product MKEEIKTELKNDVVEEEKLAFEKIVVVGYALTSKKINSFLQPKLLSLARSKGISFVAIDQSRPLSDQGPFDILLHKLSGKEWRKALEDFRQMHPEVTVLDPPDAIQHLYNRQYMLQDVADLNFSDAYGIVRAPRQLVIKKDPLSIPEAVSKAGLILPLVAKPLVVDGTAKSHELALAYDQHSLQMLETPLVLQEFVNHGGILFKVYIVGEAIKVVRRFSLPDVSKQEWSKSAGVFRFPRVSCAAASADDADLDPSIAELPPQLLLERLAQELRHRLGLHLFNLDIIRERGSKDRFYVIDINYFPGYGKVPDYEHMFTNFLLSLVQSKYKTNYAGAC; this is encoded by the exons atgaaagaagaaataaaaaCAGAGCTTAAAAACGACGTCGTAGAAGAAGAGAAATTAGCGTTTGAGAAGATTGTTGTTGTTGGATATGCTCTTACTTCTAAGAAGATCAATAGCTTCTTGCAACCTAAGCTTCTCAGTCTCGCTAG GAGTAAGGGTATTTCATTTGTTGCTATTGACCAAAGCAGGCCACTTTCTGATCAAGGTCCGTTTGACATTCTCCTACATAAG CTGTCAGGAAAAGAATGGCGAAAAGCTCTCGAG GATTTCCGGCAGATGCATCCTGAAGTTACAGTCCTTGATCCTCCAGATGCCATACAACATCTATACAACCGCCAATATATGCTTCAAGATGTTGCTGATCTGAACTTCTCTGATGCATATG GCATAGTCCGTGCTCCAAGACAGCTGGTGATAAAAAAGGACCCGTTGTCTATACCTGAAGCAGTTAGTAAAGCCGGGCTGATTTTACCCCTTG TTGCAAAGCCTTTGGTAGTAGATGGAACTGCGAAGTCTCATGAGTTGGCATTGGCTTATGATCAGCACTCGCTCCAAATGCTAGAAACCCCACTCGTTCTTCAAGAATTTGTTAATCATG GAGGAATTCTCTTCAAGGTttatattgttggggaagccatCAAGGTTGTGCGGCGTTTCTCTTTGCCTGATGTTAGCAAACAAGAATGGTCTAAAAGTGCTGGTGTATTTCGATTCCCAAGGGTTTCTTGTGCAGCGGCTAGTGCAGATGATGCGGATCTAGACCCATCTATTGCTG AGCTTCCTCCACAGCTTCTACTTGAGAGACTTGCTCAGGAACTTCGTCACCGCCTG GGTCTACATCTCTTTAATTTAGACATTATCCGAGAGCGTGGAAGCAAAGATCGATTCTATGTCATTGACATAAACTATTTCCCTG GGTATGGTAAAGTACCAGACTATGAGCACATGTTTACGAACTTCCTTCTCAGTTTGGTGCAAAGCAAGTACAAGACAAACTATGCTGGTGCATGCTAA
- the LOC141711393 gene encoding inositol-tetrakisphosphate 1-kinase 4-like isoform X2 has protein sequence MLLLLRRSIASCNLSFSVSLGVRVFHLLLLTKAGHFLIKVRLTFSYISCQEKNGEKLSRLVHELLLLFSFTYSDFRQMHPEVTVLDPPDAIQHLYNRQYMLQDVADLNFSDAYGIVRAPRQLVIKKDPLSIPEAVSKAGLILPLVAKPLVVDGTAKSHELALAYDQHSLQMLETPLVLQEFVNHGGILFKVYIVGEAIKVVRRFSLPDVSKQEWSKSAGVFRFPRVSCAAASADDADLDPSIAGPSYLVCYNVEDDWIFAHAKSLADRFQLVENMELPPQLLLERLAQELRHRLGLHLFNLDIIRERGSKDRFYVIDINYFPGYGKVPDYEHMFTNFLLSLVQSKYKTNYAGAC, from the exons ATGCTCTTACTTCTAAGAAGATCAATAGCTTCTTGCAACCTAAGCTTCTCAGTCTCGCTAG GAGTAAGGGTATTTCATTTGTTGCTATTGACCAAAGCAGGCCACTTTCTGATCAAGGTCCGTTTGACATTCTCCTACATAAG CTGTCAGGAAAAGAATGGCGAAAAGCTCTCGAGGTTGGTTCATGAACTACTGCTCTTGTTCTCGTTCACTTATTCA GATTTCCGGCAGATGCATCCTGAAGTTACAGTCCTTGATCCTCCAGATGCCATACAACATCTATACAACCGCCAATATATGCTTCAAGATGTTGCTGATCTGAACTTCTCTGATGCATATG GCATAGTCCGTGCTCCAAGACAGCTGGTGATAAAAAAGGACCCGTTGTCTATACCTGAAGCAGTTAGTAAAGCCGGGCTGATTTTACCCCTTG TTGCAAAGCCTTTGGTAGTAGATGGAACTGCGAAGTCTCATGAGTTGGCATTGGCTTATGATCAGCACTCGCTCCAAATGCTAGAAACCCCACTCGTTCTTCAAGAATTTGTTAATCATG GAGGAATTCTCTTCAAGGTttatattgttggggaagccatCAAGGTTGTGCGGCGTTTCTCTTTGCCTGATGTTAGCAAACAAGAATGGTCTAAAAGTGCTGGTGTATTTCGATTCCCAAGGGTTTCTTGTGCAGCGGCTAGTGCAGATGATGCGGATCTAGACCCATCTATTGCTG GGCCTAGCTACCTGGTTTGTTATAATGTGGAAGATGACTGGATTTTTGCCCACGCTAAGTCATTAGCAGATCGCTTTCAGCTTGTCGAAAATATGG AGCTTCCTCCACAGCTTCTACTTGAGAGACTTGCTCAGGAACTTCGTCACCGCCTG GGTCTACATCTCTTTAATTTAGACATTATCCGAGAGCGTGGAAGCAAAGATCGATTCTATGTCATTGACATAAACTATTTCCCTG GGTATGGTAAAGTACCAGACTATGAGCACATGTTTACGAACTTCCTTCTCAGTTTGGTGCAAAGCAAGTACAAGACAAACTATGCTGGTGCATGCTAA